In Portunus trituberculatus isolate SZX2019 chromosome 44, ASM1759143v1, whole genome shotgun sequence, a single window of DNA contains:
- the LOC123518867 gene encoding uncharacterized protein LOC123518867: MAPPCLAGGCSLLLLLFTITRSGRGEVLLIHESGKGTAWGYSHLPSTFPLTWSQARSACEAIPGSMLARVDGWQAEAAVEEYLREAAFAEPVWLANRQTLPEVLEDEQREMNHIGNAGVLGSDPSMGGEVGVTLRCAVYRAGVGLVHELCSEAAVSAALCVQRLSSERPQLEVCPASLHRQWFLMNSNTENDNSEPHQQTTVNVIGLHQCHHHHHHHHGHMVRVACRPQEGWELTASICSSEASEQQQVKTPRTGDRQKSGASPLRQTSALTPTHVYSDDYERILEQKEFFYLPLQQKDRRHKRLAEFQPTRRVKTSSVTSSLAHSIPDTNPTHRSAPETHDSDVDDKVMLYITSYKNSRSDYEKQREDAIRPQHKTHAQTEDNKHDTGPRQLDASKTRLKDKQTGKAKHFNGETNFDPTINEIQSEAESDQHSEGKSAVSFLPDERNYSEIIHYSASLEERETHTRITPAQATKFSDSQRNKEIKSKKPLSTGDTETTLKMEVGPMFVNGSETQNYTNDEDFQPNNNEKNFRALVFPEDSVLENPNENNLSTFTNDSSHEGSTFEIEKNTPSKEATTTPSRPIIFPRVESDDPASEESVDDDTLLTENTKITDSVAQPTRETTPRGANSEMLPAVQISESTPVGDATPEDGAIKTEDMENDSDKNNDDSSENDVEEGIEDPNTNTPRPEESTLNPIITNTTSVEVLHHEPKNSPSSPHTADPTVTTEKPKTQGTRLLIAQIFKSIFG; this comes from the exons cgcagtggaagaggagaagtccTGCTGATTCATGAGAGCGGGAAAGGCACAGCCTGGGGCTACTCCCATCTACCCTCTACTTTCCCCCTCACCTGGAGCCAGGCGAGGTCGGCTTGTGAGGCAATACCGGGCTCCATGCTCGCTAGAG TGGATGGGTGGCAGGCAGAGGCGGCCGTGGAAGAGTACCTGAGGGAAGCTGCCTTCGCGGAACCAGTGTGGCTGGCTAACAGACAGACTCTTCCCGAGGT ACTAGAGGATGAGCAGCGAGAGATGAACCACATCGGCAACGCAGGTGTGCTAGGGAGCGATCCCAGCATGGGAGGGGAGGTGGGCGTGACACTCCGCTGTGCTGTGTACCGGGCGGGAGTGGGCCTGGTGCACGAGCTCTGTTCTGAAGCCGCTGTGTCTGCCGCCCTGTGCGTTCAGCGAT tgtCGAGCGAGAGACCACAACTTGAGGTTTGCCCTGCGTCACTCCACCGCCAGTGGTTCCTGATGAACAGCAACACCGAGAACGATAACTCTGAACCACATCAACAGACCACCGTGAACGTGATCGGTCTACaccagtgccaccaccaccaccaccaccatcacggccACATGGTCCGCGTCGCCTGCCGCCCACAG GAGGGCTGGGAACTCACTGCAAGTATATGCAGCTCTGAGGCGTCAGAGCAACAACAGGTCAAGACACCGCGTACAGGTGACCGTCAGAAGAGTGGCGCCAGTCCCCTTAGGCAGACATCTGCCCTCACGCCAACCCATGTATACAGCGATGACTATGAACGAATACTTGAACAGAAAGaattcttttatctccctctaCAGCAGAAAGACAGACGACACAAGAGATTGGCTGAGTTTCAGCCAACACGAAGAGTAAAAACGTCAAGCGTGACCTCGTCACTCGCGCACTCCATCCCTGACACCAATCCAACACACCGGTCTGCTCCTGAGACCCATGATTCAGATGTAGATGACAAAGTTATGCTCTACATTACTAGTTACAAAAATTCAAGGAGTGATtacgaaaaacaaagagaggatgCAATCAGACCCCAGCACAAAACTCATGCTCAAACAGAGGACAACAAACACGACACTGGTCCTCGCCAGTTGGATGCATCAAAAACTCGCCTCAAGGACAAACAGACTGGTAAGGCGAAACATTTCAATGGCGAAACCAATTTTGATCCCACTATTAATGAAATACAATCAGAAGCTGAATCAGATCAACACAGTGAAGGAAAGTCAGCCGTATCTTTTCTTCCCGACGAAAGAAATTATTCAGAAATCATCCATTACAGTGCAAgtttagaggaaagggaaacacacacCAGGATAACACCAGCCCAAGCTACGAAGTTCAGTGATAgtcagagaaataaagaaattaaaagtaaaaaaccACTATCAACAGGAGACACTGAAACCACTCTCAAGATGGAAGTCGGACCCATGTTTGTCAACGGATCGGAAACTCAAAATTATACCAACGATGAAGATTTCCAAccaaataataatgagaaaaactTCCGAGCATTGGTGTTCCCCGAAGATTCCGTACTTGAAAATCCCAATGAGAACAATCTTTCTACCTTTACCAATGACTCATCTCATGAAGGAAGCACCtttgagatagaaaaaaatacgccATCGAAAGAAGCTACTACAACTCCGAGTAGACCCATCATATTTCCCAGGGTTGAGAGCGACGATCCTGCCTCTGAAGAGAGTGTGGATGATGACACTCTGCTGACTGAGAATACCAAAATAACGGATTCGGTTGCTCAGCCCACAAGGGAGACAACTCCGCGTGGAGCAAACAGTGAGATGCTTCCCGCCGTACAAATTTCGGAATCCACGCCAGTCGGTGATGCAACCCCTGAAGATGGCGCTATTAAGACGGAAGACATGGAGAATGATTCggacaaaaacaatgatgacaGCTCAGAGAATGATGTGGAAGAAGGAATTGAGGATCCGAACACTAACACGCCCAGACCTGAAGAATCCACGTTAAACCCTATCATCACCAATACCACATCGGTTGAAGTACTACATCATGAGCCAAAAAACAGCCCCTCGAGCCCTCACACCGCGGATCCCACTGTAACCACAGAGAAGCCAAAGACACAGGGCACTCGACTTTTAATTGCTCAGATATTCAAGAGCATATTTGGTTAG